In Piliocolobus tephrosceles isolate RC106 chromosome 5, ASM277652v3, whole genome shotgun sequence, a single genomic region encodes these proteins:
- the HEBP2 gene encoding heme-binding protein 2 isoform X2, with product MAEPLQPDPGAAEDAAAQAVETPGWKAPEDAGSQPGSYEIRHYGPAKWVSTSVESMDWDSAIQTGFTRLNSYIQGKNEKEMKIKMTAPVTSYVEPGSGPFSLSMDFLVAKRIKNNF from the exons ATGGCCGAACCGCTCCAGCCAGACCCCGGGGCGGCCGAGGACGCGGCGGCCCAAGCCGTAGAGACGCCGGGCTGGAAGGCCCCGGAGGACGCGGGCTCCCAG CCCGGAAGTTATGAGATCCGACACTATGGACCAGCCAAGTGGGTCAGCACGTCCGTGGAGTCTATGGACTGGGATTCAGCCATCCAGACGGGCTTTACGAGACTGAACAGCTACATTCAAGGCAAAAACGAGAAAG agatgaaaataaagatgacagCTCCAGTGACAAGCTACGTGGAGCCTGGTTCAGGTCCTTTTA GTCTTTCGATGGATTTTCTAGTGGCCAAAAGAATCAAGAACAACTTCTGA
- the HEBP2 gene encoding heme-binding protein 2 isoform X1, which yields MAEPLQPDPGAAEDAAAQAVETPGWKAPEDAGSQPGSYEIRHYGPAKWVSTSVESMDWDSAIQTGFTRLNSYIQGKNEKEMKIKMTAPVTSYVEPGSGPFSESTITISLYIPSEQQFDPPRPLESDVFIEDRAEMTVFVRSFDGFSSGQKNQEQLLTLASILREHGKVFDEKVYYTAGYNSPFKLLNRNNEVWLIQKNEPTKENE from the exons ATGGCCGAACCGCTCCAGCCAGACCCCGGGGCGGCCGAGGACGCGGCGGCCCAAGCCGTAGAGACGCCGGGCTGGAAGGCCCCGGAGGACGCGGGCTCCCAG CCCGGAAGTTATGAGATCCGACACTATGGACCAGCCAAGTGGGTCAGCACGTCCGTGGAGTCTATGGACTGGGATTCAGCCATCCAGACGGGCTTTACGAGACTGAACAGCTACATTCAAGGCAAAAACGAGAAAG agatgaaaataaagatgacagCTCCAGTGACAAGCTACGTGGAGCCTGGTTCAGGTCCTTTTAGTGAGTCTACTATTACCATTTCCCTGTATATTCCCTCTGAACAGCAATTTGATCCGCCCAGGCCTTTAGAGTCAGATGTCTTCATTGAAGATAGAGCCGAAATGACTGTGTTTGTACG GTCTTTCGATGGATTTTCTAGTGGCCAAAAGAATCAAGAACAACTTCTGACATTAGCAAGCATTTTGAGGGAACATGGAAAAGTTTTTGATGAGAAGGTTTACTACACTGCAGGCTACAACAGTCCTTTCAAATTGCTTAATAGAAATAATGAAGTGTGGTTGATTCAAAAAAATGAACCCACCAAAGAAAAcgaatga